CCTATGTTCATTCTCTCAGTTCAGCATGAACAGATAATTTAAAAGGAAGAACGCTGACCAGTCGAACACTTGGTTTGTAAATACAAGCAAGGCAAATCAATCACAATGGTCGGTCATAGCATAAACCTCTACCGAAAAGTATTCAGTTTGTCAAGACCAATTACATCCTAACCTAATATCCCTTTGTTGACACACAGACGCAGACAATGTACCTTCAACTAAGAACAGTGGATTCAGGATCCTTTCCTCCACTATCAGAGAAGTCATAAATGGCCGACATTTGCTAAATCAATCACAATGATCCTAAAAATATAAGGCCCTACTGAGAGGTATCGGATCATCAAAACGAATTACATCCTGAGCTTCTACCTGACTGACAAAACACAACGTACCTTCAATGGAGAACCAAAATAACACACATTCAGTATCCTGTCCTCGGTTTTcagaaaaatcataaatggCCAGCATTTGCCAACAGAGAGCTTTGAActacagagaaaaaaaaatattcaaccATTGAAAGTCCAATATTATCTTGATGAAAATCACAGATGGTCAATTGTTGGACCTTAAAAACTACTCAGCAATAACTAGTTGTCACCTGAGAAACAATGAACTCTAACCTGATCAATCACTTGTGCTCCTCGCAGGGAtccccaacaaaataaatcctttatgaaattgaatataaCTGGACACCATATGGCAGACTTGACCTGATCAATCACTTATGCTCCTCACGGATAGACACCAAAACAAAtttacttgatttttttaattccaaaCAGCATCAGCATCTATCCCTCAGATAAACTGAACATTAAGTTTAAGTTATACTAGACCTCTGGCAGAACAGTTTGATGAAACATGGCAACAATGTTCATGAACCACTATATCCATGCCAAATACAGCTAGAGAACCTGAGCTACATttttcaataaagaaaaaaggaccACATAACATCATACACACCACCACCTCATTCACCCATCAGCAAAAAACAAGAATGTCATATAGAAGCCTACCCTAATATAGAAAAACCATAGAACTCCATAATACATGCATATTGTCTCTCCATTTAAAAAAACCTTCAGGTTCATCTCCATCAGCATGCTTATTCTTATCCCTTGCATCTccatgagaaaggaaaaacccTAAACTGAAAACCTTTTATCTCCCACAAATCACCGAACTTGATTTCTCTAAACCACAAAATTAACTGTAATCAACAAACAAATGGCCCATGCCGTTATTTATAGATAGGGCTCGAAAAAGCATCTTAGCTTCAAAAGAACCATAACAGAGTTCATCGAGTTGTCCATTCCTAGGGTAAGATGAGTAAATCTTTTCCAACCTCTGCCATACAAACAATTACTAAGTTTCTAAGTCAGGGGTCCTTGAAAGACTACCTAAACTACAAACATCAAAACTTCGGAAATCCTACCCAAATTTAACTAAACAGGCAACTAACAAGTAAAGAAGATAGATGGAGAATGAGGAAAAGTAGGATGAAGACAGAGAGGTGAAAGAAATATTCAACTTCTTTCTAACAGCAATCCACTTGCCCATCTTTGATAAATTACATCCTGCGTGCAGATCCATGGCCACCTGATCACAATTAATAATAACCATTAGAACATTAGCATACGGAATTCACAATCACAGATTATAACTTAAAATCATAAAGCATTTCTATTACCAAAAAGTTCTCGAGTCTAAAAGTAGTGGCCTCCTCTATATGAGTGATTCCTCCCATAATAAGATGAATATGGACCAGAATGATACTGCAAAATGAAATTGATATCATCATCATATGTTAATGTAAATGTAAAGTAAGTCACAGTCACGTAAGCATTAATTGCTTACTTCAGGACCATAAAAATCAGGAGAGTAGAGACTACTGCCAGCTCCATAAGTATCTAGAAGATAAAGCAAATTAAGTGAGTAAACTGGCATAAAAGTTAACAATATGGGCAGCCCAggagaagagaggaaaaacaaaggaatgCTGAGCATAAAATCCATACCACTATAATGGTTTCCGCGGAATGAAGCTGTTGGATCAGTATAATCCAACCGTGGGCGACGTCTACTAGGCTCCAAGTAATCATAATCATAGTCCTAAAGGTAGCACATATATGATAAGGATGGGCATAAAAGGCTTAGAGAACAACAAAATGTTATCAAGGGAAGCTTACTCTCATATGAAATGGACGTTTTATTCCTTGTGTGTTATCATCATAAAAATAAGGTTCATCAAAATGACCCCCCATTGGCGGTCTGTCAAAATGACCCCCCATTGGTGGTCTGTCAAAATGACCCCCCATTGGCGGTCTGTCAAAATGAAACCCCATTGGCGGTCTGCCAAAATGTCCTTCTGGAGAATATGGAAGCCTTCTAGGAGGAATATGCATACCATAGCCTCTATCAGGGGCACCTGGCCAGGGTCCATCTATGTAGGGTCTTGATGATGAACCTCCAGCGGATGGATAATGACCACCCATGAAAGGGCCCCTTCTCCCCCCTGAGAAACATAACAAAATCAGTAAGATACTTTTGGTGGGAGGGGGAGTTGAAAAACTACAACACATGATTAGAAGCACAACAGAAACCTCGTCCATGAAACTCATCATATGGGTAATCGAAGTCATATTCATTTGGGAAACCCATCCTGCCAGTTTGACCTTGTCCACCATGATAGAAATGTCTGTCACGTTGGAAATTTGCACGGTTGAAATGATGTCCACCGCGACCAAAACCCCTCCCTGTGAGCAATATAGAGtaacaacaagaaaatgatgtgcaaagcaaaatgaatcttcaaccaaacaaataaacatataTCTTACCGAATCTTGGAAAGataccactaccaccaccaccaccatcaccaccaatTCGAAATCCACCGGCCATTCCACCCTTCACAGCCTGAGTTTTAGGCAAAGGATTTGAAAGTCTTGCTTTCACTTTTATCTAGAATTACAAAAACCAACATAAGTACCAAATTAAAATAGGTAATGAAAGTATGTTATTCAACTAATAATTCTGTGCCATGCAGGACATGCAATCACATCTGAAGAAAACAATGGCCAATCATCCCTTGCGTGTGTGTATGCATGTCTGTATACAAGAATTCATGCATCTATGTAAAGCAGTTAAAGAACATCCCTATCCTTGCCTAGTCCAGCTTAAAAAATcaatgtttatttatttccaaTGTGTCACATAACCTAATCACTTGTttccacagagagagagagagagagagagagagagagagagaaacacaaGAATACCTTTGCGTTTCCATCTGCCAGTTCTATATTATTTATACCATCAACACAGGCCACAGCAGATTCATGGGTTGAGAAATCAACAAATCCAAAATCTTTCCGCTTGGCTGTAGACATATTCCGTGCCAGAACAATGCGTAAGATTTCTCCATAGCATTTAAATTGCTCCCTAACCTGGTCCTCATCCCAATGAGGTGGCAGGCCATCCACAAATACCGACTTCACTTGGGACATGATCTCTGGGTCAGGCTCACGTAgaggttcagcaaaagccactTTGGCAGTTCTTTCAAGGTGACCAAATATAGCATCGGGCTGTTGAAGCCTCTTGTATGCAAGCATAGCATCACCATGACAAGAGAATTCAACAAATGCAAAACCTCGGCTCAACCCATCATGTTGAACATCTGGGACAAGATTTATGTTCTCAACACCTTCAACACCATAatccttcaatttttgtttaatctGTCATCCCATATTATGATAAAGGAAAGAGTGAACAATCCTGAGAAGCATATATACAAATTTAAAGATACTTATAACTTTATCCCTTTCTGTTACCTATTTACTTATCTGGTTATCTAAATTAATACTGAATGACACTTACAGCTTCCTTTGTCCATGTATTGCAGATATTACCCAAGAACAACGTGTCGTTGTCCTCACTCGGTGCTGTCCCACATCGCTTCCCTCGAATCTGCAGAATGGTCAATTAGAATGAAGCTTATAAGAATATGAAACAggaaagacaaagaaaaatccaTACAACAGGGTTTTTCATTTCAGACAAAGCACGCCTTGCAAGCTCCTTATTTTCGAACTCCACAAATGCATAACCCTTGTTCTTATTAGTTGAAGTATTCTTGTGTAACCTAACTTCAACTATCCCTCCAATCCTCTCAAAGACCCTTCTCACATCTTCCTCCACAGCATCCCGATCAAGCCCCCCAAGAAAAATTTCTCGTTCTTTCTTCATCTTGCGTTCATTTGCAATGGCTGTTAATTGCTTATCCTCCAATGTCTCAGTTTCTTCTGCAGGATCCTCTGCATCATCCTCTGGAAGTTCCTCTTCTCCATGTTCTCCAAGATCCACTTTCTCACCATACTCGTCCATCTGCTCATCACCATCATACACATCTTTTACACCCTCaatatcttcttcttgtaACCCCTCTTTGACATTTTCTACCTTGTTAGCAGCCTCAACACGGGTCCCCTCTTCATCACCATTATCCATTGGCTCCTCCTGATCTCCTTTCACTGCCACTCCCTCTTttacatcataatatggttcATTCTCAGAAGACTTTCCAACCTCCCCAACAACAGACTTTTCTGCCTCAACTGGATCATCTTCCTTGATAGGATCCACCTCCTCAACAGGATGCTCCTCCTCAAAAGAACCCTCCTCTTCAACAGGATCCTCTTCCTCAATAGGATcctcttcattttcactaGGATCTGGTTCTACTTCCTTGGcgctttgtttgtttgttggcTGTTCAACCTTCTCAACAGCTGGTTCCTGACCTCCAACAGCTGATTCTTCCTTCCTTGAAGGCTCTCCAACATTCTCAACAGTGCATGCTTCAAATTCCACATGGCTTTCCTCCTTTTCAGACTTTCCATCATCCTCAGAAATGGGATTCTTCTTTGTGAACTCCGCATCCTTGAGATCTGCCACTTTCTCCTTGTTTAACGCATCTACTTTTGCCCTCACCGAACCCCCTGATTTCCGTGTATGTGATGAAACAGATTTAGCTGATGCCGGTGTATTAGCTTTCCCAGGCGATTTTTTCGCAACTAATTTATGCACTACACCAACTTTAGAGGCTGGTGTCACCTTGGCAGTACCAGCTGATGCCTCAGCCTCCTCAACTACGAGTAACCCacaggtttaaaaaaaaaattgtgaataaCTAACAAACACCATGCCatcaataaaatatatcaagCATAGCGATTCAAAACTGACTTATTCACAACATCTTCAACTTAATTGGAAATAAAAGGTATAAATATCTACGCTCCAGTACCTGTGCTGTTCTTATTTCACTAAGTACCAAATTTCATTTCCTATATGCAGCAGCAGTCATAACTTCAGAGGCTAAACCCTAACTCAATCAAACAAATTATTAGAAGTTCGAAACAAATCAACACATAACTAATTCAATAGCTACCTGATGATTTTTGAGAGTTTGAAGCAGTAGGGGGTGTAGTCTCCGTCTTCTTGACTTGCTTAGCTCTGTCAGCAGCAGAGACGCGTTTCGTCTCCACAGTTTTAGGAGCGGCCGCTTCTAAGTCCAACTGAGAAGCCGCGGGTTGTGCTTTAGCGGTGGTTTTCCTCGCCGGCGGTGTTTTCTTGCCGGCCGCCGATTTCAGAGTGTCCGCATTGCGAGTTCTCATGCTGACTATACGCAGCGGATAGGTAAGCAACTGAGAGAAACAGAGTTAGGGCTTGGCAATTGTAGCTTTGGAATTTGACTGTGAAATGGCGGAGCGCGGTGGAGTTTTCAGTTTTGTGAAGCAAATAAGCTTCCGTCGAGGTGTTTATAGGGAGCTACGCGCTAAAGAAAAGTTCGCGAAAATAAATTGttactaattaatttcattttttttttttgtcctcaACTTTGTTTTTCAACCTATGTGACACGTGTATACACCAacataattcataaaatatgggaaggaaaaaaatagcaacaacaaaaaaaaccaaatctaATTCGGCGCGGTTTCCGTACACGCGCGCGAACATTGTGTCGTCGAAAAGGTACTCGGAAGTAAAACAGTTAAGACCGCTTCATTTCTCAGCAGCGCCACTGAAACGGTGAGTTTCGTTCGTAACAAGCGGCGGCGAAGCGATGGGTGCCTCAGAATCCACACTCTCAAGCTCACAGGTAGCTCTGCGTTttaatcaacttaaaattttcttttttcttttgaattcaatttcatttacagtatcaatttaatttaattatggtTGAAGAGGCCAGCCGATGAAATCACCACCGTGTCTGAGCGGTCAGAAGTCGCCGATCCCGTCTTAGAAAAGCTCAAATCCCTCAAAATTGTAAGTTTACAATTTCCTATTTTCAAATTATCATTaatttaggaagaaaaaacaaatagttAGGGTTTAAGTTCATCGGTGTTTGGATTTTCTAAACGACATTTGAATTCACGTTTTGAGTTGTTTCATTGTAGTCGACGCCGATACTGACTTCACCCCCGGCTGAGGGTAGCTTGACTGACATTTTAGTGAGGAAACCTTCGTCGTCTTCTGTTTCAAGTAAGCTGCTTCATTGATTTATAATTTTCGGTTTTgatgcaaaaaagaaaaaaacagaagaaaaaacccaaaattaagTTCTTACAACGCAATTGAACTAGCTAAGCCCCTGTGGTCTGTGCATTGTGTATGCTTCAGAATTTTCCTTTCTGCATCTATAAGTACAAGTAAGCTGCTTCAGTGATTtataattttcagttttgatgcaaaaaagaaaaaaacagaagaaaaaacccaaaattaagTTCTTACAACACAATTGAACTAGCTAAGCCCCTGTGGTCTGTGCATTGTGTATGCTTCAGAATTTTCATTTCTGCATCTATAAGTATATGGTTGTAATTTTGTAGATGCTGTGTCTTTCTCTTTGCAACATTGATACTGATACATATTGCCTTTTGAAGTGGAATTCAATGCTCTATTATGAATTGTCACTGCAGGTATTGTGAACCCAAAAGTGCTATTGGAACTCTTCTCTATGTACCGTGATTGGCAGGAAGAGAAGGTGCAAAAGATGAGCAAAAGACAGGTTTGTTTTAACAAGATAcaacattccttgttgaattttgagtttgtttgacATAACTCTAAGTTCTTTATGGTCCACACGGGCACTAGCCGTTAGTTTTTTATGGCTGGAGGGGTTACTTCACACAACCTCAAAGTTGAGGAGACATTGAATGATTTTAAAATGTAGGAAGAAAATTAGAACTCGATtcagggtttagggtattctTCCTATTTCCCAAAGACATTGTGATGAATCATATTTTCAAAGGCAGTAGATTGATCTTTGGCCTGTCCTTATGCATCTTCCATCCGGCCAATTTCAGGCCTTCTATTTGGATCAccatggaaaaaagaaatatgcgaGGTTACTTATGTAATTGGATCTTGTCTGAGACTTGGTTCATTTGATGTTATAGTGGATGAAATAATATCACAGAATTAAAGGGATCAACAGTTTAGTATGATATCAGTTAACGACTGCCTTAACGAAGATGTTTCCATGAAATTCAAGTATAGCTCTCTGTGCAGTATTAGCCAGTGGTATGAAATTGGTGAAAATCCAACATAATTGCACACTGTTGTTGTTATGTCTTGCAAATCGGAAAGTTTTATGTTTGGAACAATTTATGTGTTTGCCCTTGCTTTTAAGAAGCCTGTGTTGCTTATGctgaattttgtgaaaggctGGCAGCAAATTAGGAACATTGACTTGTTTTTCCATCCTTTCTCCTCACCTGGAACTACGTGACCTTGATTTGTTGATAATTGTTGCAGGAAGACATAGAAGATAAGATAGAAGTAGCTGATGCTTTGGCTGTTAAACTTCTTCAACGTTTTAATTATTCAGTGTCAGCAATGAAGACGTCTTCGCAACATTTATCTGAAGGTAATTGATATATGTTCTACCTAATGTCTGGATGGACCTAGAGTATGGTGAAATTAGTTGTACAGTATGTGTCCATTataattttcacatcaaaACCTGCTCTTGCCTGTATACCTTCTTATGACCTAATTTATTCTAACTTTATCTTGGAATGTGCATGCAGTTCATGCATTGCAGGTGGAGATTGGGGAGCTTAAAGGAAGACTGACAGAGGTAATTAGTAACTGTGATGCACTGTGCCGGAGAATATCGGTGGAAGGACCAGAATCCCTTAGGTCATCTGTCAAGCCATTTGCAGTTGGCACTGCCGACCAAGAATTTCAATCAAGCTCATCTGATCTGCAAAGAGATCTAAACCGAAGTCTACCTTCTGCCGAAACCAAGTTAGACTGACTTAGCATCCATTCTTTCTTGTACAAAACCTTTGTTGATTGTGATTTATTAACATTTTCAATGGTAACAAAAGTGTTCCTGTTGGCTCTCCTCCCTCCCATACTGAAGATACAAATGTAAAGGGACAGGGTAGGAACAAGACAAGTCCCACTATACAGCACactttaattttatgtttttactTGTTCCCATCGTTCTTGGCTTAACCAATAAACCAAGAAACAATCCACGTGAGCAACTGCCATCACCGACATAAAACTTTATACAAAATGAACTTGTTTTAGTGAATTACTGAATCAAATTATTGTCAAATGAGAGGGATCAGATCCAGCAGATCCCCGAGAGCTTTCACTATTCAAAACTGTCAAGCTCCAGAGCagaaaaaatgaacaaaaacataaactGCAACAATAGTTCAAGTATAGAAATGCTGAAATTGAATGAATGAAGTTacagaaaaatttaaaaaaacaacccTCAGGACAGAGGACATTGAACAATAAATTACTGGAACCATTACCAAACTCTATCACCTCTAGAAAACCATTCAACTAAGCCACATTATATAAACTTCAACCCAAATTGAGACCAGAGAAATCAAGGTTGTTGCTGAGCATCCATGTACCCAGCATCAACGAGAACCTTCTCCCTCTTGGCCAATTCAACGTCTTCATCCACCATCATCTTCACCAGCTGCTGAAAACCAACCTTGGGCTTCCACCCAAGCTCCTTCTTAGCCTTTGTAGCATCCCCTTTCAGATTATCGACCTCTGATGGCCGCAAGTACCTCTTGTCAATCAGCACATGATCCCTCCAATTCAAACCCACATACCCAAACGACGCCTCCAAGAACTCCTCCACCGTATGCGACTCCTCCGTCGCCACCACGTAGTCGCCGGGCTTCTCCTGCTGCAGCATCATCCACATCGCCTCCACGTAGTCACCGGCAAAACCCCAATCCCTTGACGCCTGCAAGTTCCCCAAGAACAACTTGCTCTGCAACCCGACCTTGATCCGACCCACGGCCCGAGTGATCTTCCGGGTCACGAAATTCTCCCCCCTCCTCGGCGACTCGTGGTTGAACAGTATCCCATTACACGCGAACAGTCCGTAGGCCTCGCGATAGTTGACCGTGTACCAATGCGCCGCGCATTTCGAAACAGCGTAGGGGGATCGGGGGTGAAACGGCGTCGTCTCCGATTGCGGAGGCGGGGTCGCCCCGAACATCTCCGACGACCCGGCCTGGTAGTATTTAATGTCTGTGCGTCCGGTGGCGGCGATGTGGGAGCGGACGGCCTCGAGGAGGCGGAGGGCGCCGGTGGCGACGACATCCGCAGTGTAATCGGGGATCTCGAACGAAACGGCGACGTGCGATTGGGCAGCGAGGTTGTAGACCTCGTTGGGGGCGATGGTGTCGATCCAACGGCGGAGCGACGACGCATCGGTGAGGTCGGCGTAGTGGAGCTTCATGCGGGCCTTGTGGGCGTTGTGGGGGTCGATGTAGATGTGGTTGATGCGCTGGGTGTTGAAATTGGAGGACCGTCGGATCAGGCCGTGGACGTCGTAGCCTTTGTTGAGGAGGAATTCGGTGAGGTAGGAGCCGTCCTGGCCAGTGATGCCGGTGATGAGCGCGACCTTGCGGGGCTCCGGCGGATCCGGGGCGGAGCCGTTTGGGGTGGATCCGGATCTGGTGGTGTCGGTCTCGGACGCCATTGTCGGGTCGGGTTTGtgaggagaaatgagagaggaGTGAGAGTAGAAGTGAGATTGTGCAGAGGAGGGTGTAGTGGTTTTGAGAGATTTTAAGAGGGAGGGAAGGAGGGAGGGATCCAAGTCTGGCGGCTTGGTTGGACAGGAACGCGCTTCTAGCGGTTTTACTGTGGGGGTGGCTAGTAGAAGGGCGCCAGCTGAGTTGTCGGTGGGGGACCCACAGCACGATGGTCAGAAGGGTGCCAAATTTCTAacgtttttaaaaatttctaatctttggtttgatttttatacaaaatattgaagagattttctatttaaatctCATACTTCTCTTTGTGCACCATAATACTTAAATTATTAAGctgtaaattttattattagataaaaaaacaaaaaaggtcatccaacttgataattaattttagtaCATTTATACACACCACACACTCGAGACATTATAGAGTGATACGGTATCACCACGGCAGCTGGTGATACTCCCACTCAAAATCTGTCATGTGTcctttttgaaaagaaaattaaaaagaatttacaCCTGGACTTTGTCTTACAAGTTTACCCTTCAACATTAATTACCCTAACCCCTCTACCCCGTCATCCTTGTGCTATCGATGCCACCTAGCCGTCTTTGCATCTCCCTCGCCACCCACCTAGCCTTTCCGCGCCTCCCATTCTTAGCAAAAAGTTAAACGTATTTAGAAAACCCAGAAATCTTGAAAATCAATGCAAACCCagtaaacataaaacaaaaattttcaaaatctccTATGACGACAACCACTAGTGAAAGAAGGGTATGTTTGATGTTGTTATTATTGGAGGGGGATTGCAGCCAAGGGGCGGCAGTGCAAGG
Above is a genomic segment from Prunus dulcis chromosome 7, ALMONDv2, whole genome shotgun sequence containing:
- the LOC117634480 gene encoding nucleolin-like, coding for MRTRNADTLKSAAGKKTPPARKTTAKAQPAASQLDLEAAAPKTVETKRVSAADRAKQVKKTETTPPTASNSQKSSVEEAEASAGTAKVTPASKVGVVHKLVAKKSPGKANTPASAKSVSSHTRKSGGSVRAKVDALNKEKVADLKDAEFTKKNPISEDDGKSEKEESHVEFEACTVENVGEPSRKEESAVGGQEPAVEKVEQPTNKQSAKEVEPDPSENEEDPIEEEDPVEEEGSFEEEHPVEEVDPIKEDDPVEAEKSVVGEVGKSSENEPYYDVKEGVAVKGDQEEPMDNGDEEGTRVEAANKVENVKEGLQEEDIEGVKDVYDGDEQMDEYGEKVDLGEHGEEELPEDDAEDPAEETETLEDKQLTAIANERKMKKEREIFLGGLDRDAVEEDVRRVFERIGGIVEVRLHKNTSTNKNKGYAFVEFENKELARRALSEMKNPVIRGKRCGTAPSEDNDTLFLGNICNTWTKEAIKQKLKDYGVEGVENINLVPDVQHDGLSRGFAFVEFSCHGDAMLAYKRLQQPDAIFGHLERTAKVAFAEPLREPDPEIMSQVKSVFVDGLPPHWDEDQVREQFKCYGEILRIVLARNMSTAKRKDFGFVDFSTHESAVACVDGINNIELADGNAKIKVKARLSNPLPKTQAVKGGMAGGFRIGGDGGGGGSGIFPRFGRGFGRGGHHFNRANFQRDRHFYHGGQGQTGRMGFPNEYDFDYPYDEFHGRGGRRGPFMGGHYPSAGGSSSRPYIDGPWPGAPDRGYGMHIPPRRLPYSPEGHFGRPPMGFHFDRPPMGGHFDRPPMGGHFDRPPMGGHFDEPYFYDDNTQGIKRPFHMRDYDYDYLEPSRRRPRLDYTDPTASFRGNHYSDTYGAGSSLYSPDFYGPEYHSGPYSSYYGRNHSYRGGHYF
- the LOC117634160 gene encoding uncharacterized protein LOC117634160, with translation MGASESTLSSSQRPADEITTVSERSEVADPVLEKLKSLKISTPILTSPPAEGSLTDILVRKPSSSSVSSIVNPKVLLELFSMYRDWQEEKVQKMSKRQEDIEDKIEVADALAVKLLQRFNYSVSAMKTSSQHLSEVHALQVEIGELKGRLTEVISNCDALCRRISVEGPESLRSSVKPFAVGTADQEFQSSSSDLQRDLNRSLPSAETKLD
- the LOC117634159 gene encoding GDP-mannose 4,6 dehydratase 1; translation: MASETDTTRSGSTPNGSAPDPPEPRKVALITGITGQDGSYLTEFLLNKGYDVHGLIRRSSNFNTQRINHIYIDPHNAHKARMKLHYADLTDASSLRRWIDTIAPNEVYNLAAQSHVAVSFEIPDYTADVVATGALRLLEAVRSHIAATGRTDIKYYQAGSSEMFGATPPPQSETTPFHPRSPYAVSKCAAHWYTVNYREAYGLFACNGILFNHESPRRGENFVTRKITRAVGRIKVGLQSKLFLGNLQASRDWGFAGDYVEAMWMMLQQEKPGDYVVATEESHTVEEFLEASFGYVGLNWRDHVLIDKRYLRPSEVDNLKGDATKAKKELGWKPKVGFQQLVKMMVDEDVELAKREKVLVDAGYMDAQQQP